The following nucleotide sequence is from Mucilaginibacter sp. cycad4.
AAAATTTAATCTTTCATCGACCTGATGATACCGCCTATGGTATCTTTCAAAACCTGGCGGTTAACTTCGTCAGAGAATCCCCTGCTCAGTAAGTTGATGGATACCAGCCCGTGCACAACCGACCAAAAGGTATAGTATTTGGTGCAGATCATTTCGTCGTTTATATCCTTTATATCCATCAGTTGCATAATAGCCTCGCTAACCATAGTGGTAGGGAGCTGGGCTTCGGGCATTGATTTTACCAGTTCGCAGCAACAGTTCATCTGTACGCCAAACATAACCTGGTAAAGCTCCTTATTTTCAAAAGCAAAGTTCCAGTAAGCAAGCCACATGGCTTCCAATTGCTTTTCGGGCAGTCGGTGCTTTTCTTTGGCTTCCTCCATGTCCTTTGCTAATATTAAATAGCCCTTGCGGGTAAGTTCCATTAGTATAGCATCCTTATTTGCAAAGTATTCATATATAATGGGCGCGGTGTATTCAATTACATCGGCAATCTTACGCATGCTTAAAGCCTGCCAGCCTTCATGCTTAACTATGTGGAGCGCGGCATCCAGGATATTAACCCGGGTTTCCTCTTTTAAGCGCTGGATTCGTTCTTTACTTGCCATTTTGATTACACTATTAAATCATTTAACAGTGTTAAGCAAAAGTATAACGGTTTTCAGGATTATTTACCATCCCTTTGTAAAAAACGTTTCATCCAATTGTCACGGATTAAACCTTTTGAGGCAAATCCGGTCGATACACGCTTATTTCTTTACCAGGTAAACCAATTGCCCAATATGATAACCCTGGTGTACAGTACGATTAATTAGGATATTTAATCTGTTACGGTGCGGCTCTTTTGCAAAATCATCTGCTGCAATGGCGCTATGCGGCTTAAACCAGTCTTCGGGTTGCATAGCATTCATTCTTTCGGTCAAAACCTCATTAACTTTAGCCCAATATTGCTTAAGCTCGGCTAATGAAGGTTTATCCAGACCAGAATTTTCAGGGCTTTTAACAAAAATTTGATCGAGCTGGGGATAGAGCCTTTCGCCCAGGCCTAAATAGGTAAACATTCCGTCGCTAACAGCAGTGAGATGGCCAAGCAGGTAAACACCGGTGTTTCGGCCGGGAGCTGTTTCCGCAGTAATCGCATCGTCAGTAAGCTTATCAAGCAAACCATTTAAACGGCTGTTTTGCAGTTCCCAGTTGGAGACTACCATTTTGATAAATAATTCTGTCGACGGTTGTATGCTGGTTTCGGTAATGTTTGTGCTCATTTTTTGCAGATGTAATATCAAACCAGTCGATTTGATGACACAATTATAAGCTAAAACGGGGCTGACGTAAATACTAACCAGCTTATTTGACAAAACTATGATACCACGGGCTCATCTTCAATTTTGCTCACCAGCCATATCATCATGGCAGCAAAAGCGGCAACAACAAAAAAAGCTATTTGCAGGTTGGCTGCCTGGGCAATAAAGCCAACTATCGGCGGTACTATAACAAAGCCCAGGTAACCTACTGTTGATATGGCAGCCAGGGCCTGGCTGCTGTTCATTGTTTTTGATTTACCTGCCATGCTAAATATCAGCGGCACTATACATGACACCCCCATGCCTATCATGGCATAGCCCAAATAAACAGTTAAAGTATAAGGTAAAAACACGGATACCAACAGGCCAGCCAAAACCAGCGCGCTGCTATAAGTTAACACCTTTTTAATGCCGATGGCCGATACTACCCTATCGCCCGCAAAACGCCCAATGGTCATGGTAACCATGTAAACTACAAAACCTGCTTCAGCAAATGATTTGGTGGCATGTACTACTTTTTCAAAATAAACACCGCTCCAATCGTATAACGTGTTTTCACAGGCCATTGAAGCGAAACATATTAAGGAAAATTTAAGCAGGTGTTTATCAGGCATGGAAAACACCGATTTATTAGGTGTTTCGGCAGGCTGATAATCATATGTTGAGGGATAAAATATTGCCGAGAGGATCAGCATCGCAATCCCCACACCTAATAGATGGTATGAAGGCGCTACGTTGAACAATACCATCAAATAACCCACCGCGGCTCCGCCAAAACCTGCCAGGCTCCAGATGCCGTGAAAAGTTACCATGATCGATTTATCGTACAAAGCCTGGATCCCTACAGCCTGCGAGTTCATGGACAAGCCCAGTATATTACGTGTTGATCCGACAAAGAATAAAACCACTATCAGCTGCCACATGTAAGCCATAAAGCCCGGCAGGCAAAGTACAAGGCTAAAAGCCAGCGCACCAATCAGCATCATTGTACGGCTGCTGAAATGTTTAATCATTTTAGCTGTTAAAGGCATGGTAAGCATCAGGCCAACAGGCATAGCAAACAGCACAACCCCTAACTGGGCTTCATTTAAATTAAGCTGATGTT
It contains:
- a CDS encoding MFS transporter yields the protein MDQLTAAGKSKMRIANSVFFFVSGFGYSSWASRIPSIKHQLNLNEAQLGVVLFAMPVGLMLTMPLTAKMIKHFSSRTMMLIGALAFSLVLCLPGFMAYMWQLIVVLFFVGSTRNILGLSMNSQAVGIQALYDKSIMVTFHGIWSLAGFGGAAVGYLMVLFNVAPSYHLLGVGIAMLILSAIFYPSTYDYQPAETPNKSVFSMPDKHLLKFSLICFASMACENTLYDWSGVYFEKVVHATKSFAEAGFVVYMVTMTIGRFAGDRVVSAIGIKKVLTYSSALVLAGLLVSVFLPYTLTVYLGYAMIGMGVSCIVPLIFSMAGKSKTMNSSQALAAISTVGYLGFVIVPPIVGFIAQAANLQIAFFVVAAFAAMMIWLVSKIEDEPVVS
- a CDS encoding DinB family protein; amino-acid sequence: MSTNITETSIQPSTELFIKMVVSNWELQNSRLNGLLDKLTDDAITAETAPGRNTGVYLLGHLTAVSDGMFTYLGLGERLYPQLDQIFVKSPENSGLDKPSLAELKQYWAKVNEVLTERMNAMQPEDWFKPHSAIAADDFAKEPHRNRLNILINRTVHQGYHIGQLVYLVKK
- a CDS encoding TetR/AcrR family transcriptional regulator; translated protein: MASKERIQRLKEETRVNILDAALHIVKHEGWQALSMRKIADVIEYTAPIIYEYFANKDAILMELTRKGYLILAKDMEEAKEKHRLPEKQLEAMWLAYWNFAFENKELYQVMFGVQMNCCCELVKSMPEAQLPTTMVSEAIMQLMDIKDINDEMICTKYYTFWSVVHGLVSINLLSRGFSDEVNRQVLKDTIGGIIRSMKD